One window of the Rhipicephalus sanguineus isolate Rsan-2018 chromosome 4, BIME_Rsan_1.4, whole genome shotgun sequence genome contains the following:
- the LOC119389479 gene encoding DEAD-box helicase Dbp80 codes for MSSWAQDADEQEKLVSSLTNKVSGVSIDGSGDAGSSNDGEKNSDAGSESAPAENDEPAVTPAETSLMQKIIRSRLVVSTHDVEVQRRDPKSPLYSIKTFEELKLRPELLKGVYASGFDLPSKIQETALPTLLADPPQNMIAQSQSGTGKTAAFILASLSRVDEEQRYPQVLILSPTYELAIQTGVVAKKMAQFCNRITFCYAVRGVTFSHGEKIEDQVILGTPGKIIDWAFKFKFFDLSRIKVFVLDEADIMIAQQGHHDQSIRIHKRLSPNCQMMLFSATYDKDVMEFAEMIISNPVVIRLRKEEESLENIRQYYVVCSSKEEKFSAISNIYGVLAIGQTIIFCHTRQAAVWLAGEMTKEGHAVSLLSGELTIEQRVAVLERFRKGLERVLITTNVCARGIDVEQVTVVVNFDLPVDMKGRADCETYLHRIGRTGRFGKSGIAVNLVEGNRGVQVIKQIEEHFARPIQKLDAEDLEQLEKMQK; via the exons ATGTCGAGTTGGGCGCAGGACGCCGACGAGCAAGAGAAATTAGTCTCGAGTCTCACAAACAAG GTGTCCGGAGTTAGCATTGACGGGTCTGGCGACGCCGGTTCGAGCAATGACGGCGAAAAGAACAGCGACGCTGGCAGCGAATCGGCGCCTGCAGAAAACGATGAGCCCG CGGTCACCCCGGCGGAGACGTCACTTATGCAGAAAATCATTCGTTCGCGTCTCGTGGTCTCGACGCACGACGTAGAAGTCCAGCGCAGGGACCCAAAGTCGCCGCTGTACTCAATCAAAACTTTCGAAGAGCTGAAACTGCGCCCCGAATTGCTGAAAGGCGTGTACGCCAGCGGATTCGACCTGCCGTCCAAGATCCAGGAGACGGCGTTGCCGACGTTGTTGGCGGACCCTCCGCAGAACATGATCGCCCAGTCACAGAGCGGCACGGGAAAGACAGCGGCCTTTATTTTGGCCAGCTTAAGTCGAGTGGACGAGGAGCAGCGGTACCCACAGGTGCTCATCCTGTCTCCCACCTACGAACTGGCCATACAGACGGGAGTGGTGGCCaagaagatggcgcagttctgcAACCGCATCACCTTCTGCTACGCAGTCCGTGGAGTCACCT TCTCACACGGAGAGAAGATTGAAGACCAAGTAATCCTGGGCACACCGGGAAAGATCATTGACTGGGCCTTTAAGTTCAAGTTCTTTGACCTGTCGCGCATCAAAGTCTTTGTCCTCGATGAAGCAGACATCATGATTGCCCAGCAGGGACATCACGACCAGTCCATACGCATTCACAA GCGACTTTCTCCAAACTGCCAGATGATGCTGTTTTCAGCCACATATGACAAGGATGTCATGGAGTTTGCTGAGATGATCATCTCCAATCCTGTGGTGATTCGGTTGCGCAAGGAGGAGGAAAGCCTTGAGAACATCAGGCAGTACTATGTGGTGTGTTCCAGCAAAGAAGAGAAGTTCTCGGCCATTTCCAATATCTACGGTGTGCTGGCCATCGGGCAGACCATCATCTTCTGCCACACACGACAGGCGGCTGTCTGGCTGGCTGGAGAAATGACCAAGGAGGGTCACGCTGTGTCCCTGCTCTCCGGCGAGCTCACCATTGAGCAGCGTGTCGCTGTGCTCGAGCGCTTCCGAAAGGGTCTCGAGCGTGTCCTCATCACCACAAATGTCTGTGCCAGGG GCATCGATGTGGAGCAGGTGACTGTGGTTGTAAACTTTGACCTTCCTGTTGACATGAAGGGGCGGGCCGATTGTGAAACATACCTGCATCGCATTGGGCGCACGGGCCGTTTTGGAAAGTCGGGCATTGCTGTCAACTTGGTTGAGGGCAACCGTGGTGTGCAAGTCATCAAGCAGATCGAGGAGCACTTTG CACGACCCATTCAGAAATTGGATGCAGAAGACTTGGAACAATTGGAGAAGATGCAGAAGTGA
- the LOC119389480 gene encoding 2-aminoethanethiol dioxygenase has product MAALIQVVARQAQLTFGRGFFADEAFRDCLARLQRIIGQVTYKDVNLDLDLLHSLSKTTNGGNAAPITYISLYDSVVFSMSIFIIRRGERIPLHDHPGMFGVLKVLYGSGTIRSYSALMPPGSDKDVIEAQRHPDLTVGPDSAPCCLTPTERNFHEIRALDGPLAFLDVLAPPYDSVTRDCHYYNVTSSPVGEANVRLRSVSPPRDFWCESSAYTGPPIGLSAQ; this is encoded by the coding sequence ATGGCTGCGCTCATCCAGGTAGTCGCTCGCCAAGCTCAGTTAACTTTTGGCCGTGGCTTTTTCGCTGATGAAGCGTTCCGTGATTGCCTCGCTCGACTGCAGAGGATAATCGGTCAGGTCACGTACAAGGACGTTAACTTGGACTTAGATCTGCTGCACTCGCTATCGAAGACCACCAACGGTGGCAACGCAGCGCCCATCACGTATATATCCCTCTACGACAGCGTGGTATTTAGCATGAGTATCTTTATCATACGCCGCGGGGAGCGTATACCGCTGCACGATCACCCCGGGATGTTTGGTGTCCTCAAAGTGCTGTACGGTTCCGGAACTATACGCAGCTACAGCGCGCTGATGCCGCCCGGCAGTGACAAAGACGTGATCGAAGCGCAGCGCCACCCGGATCTCACTGTGGGCCCGGACAGTGCACCCTGCTGCTTGACGCCGACCGAACGCAATTTCCACGAGATCCGGGCGCTGGACGGGCCACTTGCCTTCCTCGACGTCCTGGCACCGCCGTACGACAGCGTCACCCGTGACTGCCACTACTACAACGTGACTTCGTCGCCTGTGGGAGAAGCCAACGTGCGCCTGCGTAGTGTGTCGCCGCCGCGCGATTTCTGGTGCGAATCTTCGGCCTATACTGGACCTCCGATCGGCCTTTCTGCTCAGTAA
- the LOC119389478 gene encoding E3 ubiquitin-protein ligase arih1l has translation MDSEDDNMYNTDSGNESSGEEDDGLSIGLEPEPTTAKEKMEIEDFPFEVLTTEDIVQHMVNCISDVNNIVEIPPTTTRILLNHFNWDQEKLYERYYDGDQESLFKEAHVVNPYKKPAKSQKKRPVSLAAHGMEECEICLRDLPSKMMTGLACDHRFCTECWNFYLTTKIMEEGMGQTISCAAHGCDILVDDETVMKLLADPKVKLKYQHLITNSFVECNRLLRWCPQPECNNAIKVQYVDTQPVTCSCGHTFCFACGENWHDPVKCHLLKKWQKKCDDDSETSNWIAANTKECPRCNVTIEKDGGCNHMVCKNQNCKADFCWVCLGSWEPHGSSWYNCNRYDEEEARAARDAQERSRAALQRYLFYCNRYLNHMQSLKFEHKLYAAVKEKMEEMQQHNMSWIEVQFLKKAVDVLCQCRQTLMYTYVFAYYLRKNNQSVIFEDNQRDLESATEKLSEYLERDITQANLLDIKQKVQDKYRYCESRRRVLLDHVHEGYERDWWEYTE, from the exons ATGGATTCGGAAGACGACAACATGTACAATACGGATTCCGGGAACGAATCTAGTGGCGAGGAAGACGACGGACTGTCTATTGGTTTGGAACCAGAACCGACGACGGCCAAAGAGAAGATGGAAATTGAAGACTTTCCTTTCGAAGTTCTCACAACCGAGGATATTGTGCAGCACATGGTTAACTGTATTAGTGACGTTAACAATATTGTCGAG ATCCCGCCCACGACAACTCGGATCCTCCTGAACCATTTCAATTGGGACCAGGAAAAGTTGTATGAAAG GTACTACGATGGTGATCAAGAGAGCCTTTTTAAAGAAGCACATGTTGTAAATCCATACAAGAAGCCTGCGAAATCACAGAAG AAGAGACCAGTTTCTTTGGCAGCTCATGGCATGGAAGAGTGTGAAATTTGTCTACGTGACCTTCCAAGCAAG ATGATGACCGGGTTAGCCTGTGACCACCGGTTCTGCACCGAGTGTTGGAACTTCTACCTGACCACCAAGATCATGGAGGAGGGCATGGGCCAGACGATCTCTTGCGCCGCCCACGGCTGCGATATCCTCGTTGACGACGAGACGGTTATGAAGTTGCTGGCAGATCCCAAGGTGAAGCTCAAGTACCAGCACCTCATCACGAACAGCTTTGTTGAG TGTAACCGGTTGTTGCGGTGGTGTCCTCAACCAGAGTGCAACAATGCCATCAAGGTGCAGTATGTGGATACGCAACCAGTCACATGCTCGTGTGGCCACACCTTTTG CTTTGCATGCGGTGAGAACTGGCACGATCCTGTCAAGTGCCACCTGCTCAAGAAGTGGCAGAAGAAGTGTGATGATGACAGTGAAACATCCAACTGGATAGCAGCAAACACCAAG GAGTGCCCACGGTGCAATGTGACGATCGAGAAGGACGGTGGCTGCAACCACATGGTATGCAAGAACCAAAATTGCAAGGCCGATTTCTGCTGGGTCTGTCTGGGTTCCTGGGAGCCGCACGGTTCGTCGTGGTACAACTGCAACCGCTACGACGAAGAGGAGGCACGGGCGGCGCGGGATGCACAGGAGCGGTCACGTGCGGCGCTACAGCGCTACCTCTTCTACTGCAACCGCTACCTGAACCACATGCAGAGCCTCAAGTTTGAGCACAAGCTGTACGCTGCCGTCAAGGAGAAGATGGAGGAGATGCAGCAGCACAACATGTCCTGGATCGAGGTGCAGTTCCTCAAGAAGGCCGTGGATGTGCTGTGCCAGTGCCGTCAGACACTCATGTACACCTACGTGTTCGCATACTACTTGCGCAAGAACAACCAGTCAGTCATATTTGAG GACAATCAGCGGGACCTGGAGAGTGCCACTGAAAAATTGTCTGAGTACCTTGAGCGGGACATAACTCAGGCTAACCTCCTTGACATCAAGCAGAAAGTACAGGACAAGTACAG GTACTGCGAGAGCCGGCGGCGGGTCCTGCTGGATCATGTGCACGAGGGTTACGAGCGGGACTGGTGGGAGTACACAGAGTGA